From the genome of Apodemus sylvaticus chromosome 3, mApoSyl1.1, whole genome shotgun sequence, one region includes:
- the Aldh1b1 gene encoding aldehyde dehydrogenase X, mitochondrial yields the protein MLSARFLVPRLFCLQGRTAPYSTAAALPNPIPNPEIHYNQLFINNEWHDAVSKKTFPTVNPTTGEVIGHVAEGDRADVDLAVKAAREAFRLGSPWRRMDASERGRLLNRLADLVERDRVYLASLETLDNGKPFQESYVLDLDEVIKVYRYFAGWADKWHGKTIPMDGEHFCFTRHEPVGVCGQIIPWNFPLVMQGWKLAPALATGNTVVMKVAEQTPLSALYLASLIKEAGFPPGVVNIITGYGPTAGAAIAQHMDVDKVAFTGSTEVGHLIQKAAGDSNLKRVTLELGGKSPSIVLADADMDHAVDQCHEALFFNMGQCCCAGSRTFVEESIYQEFLERTVEKAKQRRVGNPFELDTQQGPQVDKEQFERILGYIRLGQKEGAKLLCGGDRFGERGFFIKPTVFGDVQDDMRIAREEIFGPVQPLFKFKKIEEVIQRANNTRYGLAAAVFTRDLDKALYFTQALQAGTVWVNTYNIVTCHTPFGGFKESGNGRELGEDGLKAYTEVKTVTIKVPEKNS from the coding sequence ATGCTGAGCGCCCGATTCTTGGTGCCCCGGCTCTTCTGCCTCCAGGGCAGGACTGCCCCATACTCTACAGCGGCTGCTCTCCCGAACCCAATCCCAAACCCAGAGATCCACTACAACCAGCTGTTCATCAACAACGAGTGGCATGATGCGGTCAGCAAAAAGACCTTCCCCACGGTGAACCCCACTACCGGCGAAGTCATCGGGCACGTGGCTGAGGGTGACCGGGCAGATGTGGATCTGGCTGTAAAAGCTGCCCGGGAAGCCTTCCGCCTGGGGTCCCCATGGCGCAGGATGGACGCCTCAGAGCGGGGCCGGCTGCTGAACCGCCTAGCTGATCTCGTGGAACGGGATCGCGTGTACCTGGCCTCACTGGAGACCCTGGATAATGGGAAACCTTTTCAGGAGTCCTATGTCTTGGATCTGGATGAAGTCATCAAGGTGTACCGTTACTTTGCTGGCTGGGCTGACAAGTGGCACGGTAAAACCATTCCTatggatggtgaacatttctgcTTCACCCGCCATGAGCCAGTGGGTGTCTGTGGCCAGATAATCCCGTGGAACTTTCCACTGGTCATGCAGGGCTGGAAGCTGGCTCCAGCACTCGCCACGGGCAACACTGTGGTCATGAAGGTGGCAGAGCAAACCCCACTTTCTGCTCTGTACTTGGCCTCCCTCATCAAAGAGGCAGGGTTTCCCCCAGGAGTGGTGAACATCATCACTGGCTATGGTCCCACGGCAGGAGCGGCCATTGCCCAGCACATGGATGTGGATAAAGTCGCCTTCACAGGCTCCACCGAGGTGGGCCACCTGATTCAGAAGGCCGCTGGTGATTCCAACCTCAAGAGAGtcaccctggagctgggtgggAAAAGCCCCAGCATTGTGCTGGCAGACGCCGACATGGACCATGCCGTAGACCAGTGTCACGAAGCCCTCTTCTTCAACATGGGCCAGTGCTGCTGCGCGGGATCCCGGACATTCGTGGAAGAGTCCATCTATCAAGAGTTTCTGGAGCGAACTGTGGAGAAGGCCAAGCAGAGGAGAGTAGGGAACCCCTTTGAGTTGGACACCCAACAGGGACCTCAGGTGGACAAGGAGCAGTTTGAGCGAATCCTGGGCTACATCCGGCTGGGACAGAAGGAAGGGGCGAAGCTTCTCTGTGGCGGTGATCGTTTTGGGGAGCGTGGCTTCTTCATCAAGCCCACAGTCTTCGGGGACGTTCAGGATGACATGAGGATCGCCAGGGAGGAGATCTTCGGGCCCGTGCAGCCTCTGTTCAAGTTCAAGAAGATCGAAGAAGTAATCCAGAGAGCCAACAACACCAGGTACGGCCTGGCTGCAGCTGTGTTCACCCGAGACCTGGACAAGGCCCTGTACTTCACCCAGGCCCTGCAAGCCGGGACGGTGTGGGTGAACACCTACAACATTGTCACCTGCCACACGCCCTTCGGAGGCTTTAAGGAGTCGGGCAATGGCAGGGAGCTGGGGGAGGACGGGCTCAAAGCATACACAGAGGTGAAGACTGTCACCATCAAGGTTCCTGAGAAGAATTCCTGA